Within Nostoc flagelliforme CCNUN1, the genomic segment CAATAACGGTTCTACCTATATTCTGTTTCTATCATTCTCTGACGCTTTTGAGCCTATCGCTTGAGGCTTCAAACTCTGAAAAAGCAGCTTGGCTAAGTTGTGTTAGCTCCAACCAAGAAAAGATGCAAAAATGGGCGAGTTATGCCCCAATGAATTATCTCCATAAATTTTATTTAGTCGAAGCAGAGAAAGCGCGAGTCTCAGGGCAATTCTTTGAGGCTGAGGAACTTTATGAACGAGCGATCGCAGGTGCTGCTGAAAATGAGTATATCCAGGAAGAAGCATTAGCTTATGAATTAGCGGCTAAACATTATCTAGCGCGAGGTCGGTCAAAGATTGCTCAGACCTACATGAAAGAAGCGCACTATTGCTATGATCGCTGGGGCGCAACCGCTAAAGTTAAAGATTTAGAAAAACGCTATCCACAACTCCTCAACACCAACCTAGTTCGGCAATCACATTCAATCGTGACCGATGAAACGATCCGTCATCCGACTGCGGCGATCGATTTGGCGGCGGTGATGAAAGCGGCTCAAGCTCTCTCAGAAATAATCCATCTCGATCGATTAATTGCCACGTTGATGCAGGTGGTGATCGAAAATGCCGGAGCCGAAACTGGTACTCTGGTTCTCCTAGAAGAAGATCAACTTACTGTGGTGGCTCAATGCAGCGGAAGTAGACAGTGTGACCTAGAAAAGTTCGCTGTTGCCGACTGTGCAACGATTCCTGTTTCCGTCATGCACTCGGTAGAACGCACATCTGAAACTCTGGTGTTTGATGATGCAGTCAGCGAATCGTCTTTTTCAACTGATCCTTATATTCAACATCAACAGACGCGATCGCTCCTGTGTATGCCAATTCTCAAGCAAAGTCAGATGATCGGCATCCTTTATCTGGAGAACAATCTTAGTACCGGAGTGTTTACTAGCGATCGCTTGCAAGTCCTTAAACTGTTGATTGCTCAGGCAGCAATTTCATTGGAGAATGCTCGGTTATATGAACGGTTATCGGATTATTCCGAAACACTGGAACGAAAAGTAGAAGAGCGAACTCAAGCCTTGCAGCAGGAGATCGCGGAACGCCAACAAACTGAAGCCGCATTGAGACAAAGTGAAGCAAATTATCGCAACCTGCTCCAAACCGCGAATTCCGTTATCATTCGCTATGATCCGCAAGGACGGATTCGATACATCAACGATTATGGGGTAAAGTTTCTTGGCTATGAAGAACATCAGATTTTAGGGCGAACCTTATTTGAAACAATCATTCCAGACATCGAAACCTCTGGACGCGATGTCAAACCCTTTGTCCATGATTTACTTCGTAATCCTCAATCGTACCCGCAAGGCGAGGGTGAAAACCTGTGTCGAGACGGTCGGCGAGTTTGGGTTGTTTGGTCAAATCAAGCCATCTTCAATGAACAGGGAGATGTCGTTGAAATCTTATCGGTTGGCAATGACACCACCCAGCGTAGACAAGCAGAAGAGGCATTACAACGCAGTGAAACCAAGTTCCGCAATATTTTTGAAAACTCCCAGGTCGGCATTTTCCGAACCCGCCTCTTGGATGGATTAATTCTCGATGCCAATCAACGCTTTGCCGATCTATTTGGCTATGATTCACCCGATGAGGTAATTGGGCTTAAACACAGCACAGACTGTTATGTAAATCCTAGTGATCGCCAACAAGCGATTGAATTGCTGAAGCGTCATGGCGAACTGCAAAACTTTGAAGTGCAGCTGCAAAAGCGAAATGGTACATTGTTTTGGGGACTTTACTCCTCCCGTTTGAATGCAGCCGATGGATGTATGGAAGGGGTGATTGCGGATATTAGCGATCGCAAACAGGCAGAAGTAGCATTGCAAGCCTCTGAAGCAGAGCTACGGGCGCTCTTTTCAGCCATTCCCGATCCGCTATGTGTTGTTAATGCTGAAGGGCGAGTGATCGAAACAGTCGCAGGGAATCTGAGGCAGTTGTATAGTTCAGTTGAGGAGAAGGTTGGTAAAACACTGCATCAGATTTTTGAAGAAGAACAAGCCGATAAATTCATGGGTTATATTCAGCAGGTGCTGAGAATCCAACAAGTGCTTACCGTTGAGTACAGCTTGCGGATAGCTGAACAAGAAACTTGGTTTTCGGCGCGCATTGCACCGATTCGGCACGAGCAGGTGATTTGGATAGCGCGAGATATTACGCTGCAAAAGCAAGCAGAAGCAGCCTCAATTTTGGAAGAACGCAACCGCATGGCGCGTGAAATTCACGACACACTCGCTCAGGCGTTTACGGGCATTCTGGCTCAGGTGGGAGCGGCAAAACAGGTGCTAACGGATGATGTAGAAGCAACTGGGGCGCATCTAGACCTGATCAAAGAATTGGCACGAACAGGACTGACTGAAGCGCGGCGATCGGTCGTGGCGCTCCGTCCTCAGCTTTTGGAGTCGGGCAGTTTACAGAGCGCTCTACATCGTCTCATCGCTCAAATCAGAACTGCCGCAATGGATACCACTTTATATTATGAGATTGAAGGTACGGTGTATTCTCTACCGACTGAAGTCGAGAGTAACCTACTGCGAATGGGGCAGGAAGCATTGACCAATGCGATTCGACACGCCAATGCTGACGAAATTCGAGTGGAGCTAATCTATGATCGCGATCAGGTTTGCTTGCGCGTGCAAGACAATGGACAGGGCTTTGGAGTTGGAAGTATTTCAGCCTCTGAGGGGTTTGGCTTACTCGGCATGAGCGAACGAGCAGAGCGCATCGGTGCACAACTCACGATTCGGAGTCAACCTGGAGAAGGAACAGAGATTATTGTTACTGTCGATCGGGAGGCATCACAATGAGCCAAGCCATTCGGGTTCTCATTGCAGACGATCATGCCATTTTTCGGCAAGGATTAGCCACGATTATTAACCGTGACCCAGATATGCAGGTGATTGCCCAAGCCGAAAATGGGGAACAAGCGATCGCTCTATTTGGGGAACACCAACCGGATGTCACACTCATGGATCTGCGAATGCCTGAAGTGGAAGGAGTTGCCGCCATTGGTGCAATTTGTGCTACTGCTAAATCTGCTCGGATTATTGTACTGACCACGTATGATAGTGACGAAGATATTTATCGGGGATTGCAGGCAGGCGCAAAAGGATATCTGTTGAAAGAAACTGAACCTGACGAGCTTCTGAATGCTATTCGTACCGTTCATCGGGGTCAGAAGTATATTCCGCCTGATGTGGGAGCAAAGTTGGTACAGCGCCTCAGCAATCCAGAACTGAGTGAACGAGAACTAGAAGTACTCGGCTCACTGGCGCAGGGAATGAGCAATGCCGATATTGCAGCTGCTTTGAGTATTGGTGAAGGCACTGTCAAATCTCATGTCAATCGGATTTTGAATAAATTGGATGTGAGCGATCGCACCCAAGCTGTAATTGTTGCCGTTAAACGCGGCATTGTTAATTTATAGGATGTACTTTCGATAGAATTGGGATTCTAACTTAAGTTATAGCTAGCCTTCTACTCCACGATGGCATGGTTGCTCTATCAATTTATACTGTAAAAATTTTAACTTGCTATAGACGACAGCTTGAAGGCGATCGCCTATATTGAATTTATGCAAACAGTTACGTAATCAATGGATTGAGTAAGTAAATTGCAAGGTTCCATGCTTGATGCAAATGTATAAAAATGAACGACGATCGTAGCCACAGTTCCTTACTTGTACCCCCTTCAACTCAGGATTGGATGCGAGGTGTGCTGAGTGCTAAGGTCGTGCTGATGATGTATGGAGACTATCAATGCTCTAAAAGTGCGGATGTTTACAAGCTGATTAAAGTGCTCAAAGGAGAACTTAGTGCTTCTTTTGGAGAGGATGATTTATGCTTTATCTTCCGTCATTTTCCGCAAGCACAGATTCATCCCCAAGCTCAACGGGCAGCCGAAGCAGCCGTTGCCGCCGCTGTCCAAGGACAGTTTTGGTTAATGAATGATACTTTATTTGCCCATCAACAAAAGTTGGAGAATGGTTATCTTGTCGAGTACGCCAATGATTTAGGGCTTGATATCCCTCAGTTTCTCAAAGAGTTGTCTAAACAAGTGCATATTGATCGTATCAATAAAGATATTGAAAGTGGATGCAAGAGTGGAGTAACGGCTGCTCCAGCCCTATTTATCAATAACATTCGATATACCGGACGCTGGAAAATGACAGAGTTGATGACAGCCATAATTGCTGCAAGTCACTAAGCTCTATTCATATCTGACTTGTTTGTTAGTGGTAGTAAGTGATCGAGTGCGCGATCGCTAGTTTTTGCCTGTTTTGTTGAATAAATTGCCAATTTTGAATCATGCTAACAACGCCAACGCCAACCCTTGAATTCAAACACAAAGGCTGGACACGCACCCAATTGCAGCAAGTACTCAACTATATTCAGACTCACCGTCGATCGAGAATTGTCGTTAATTGAACTTGCAGAAGTGATCAACATTAGCCCGACTTATTTTGCAAGTTTGTTCAAACAAGCGATCGAGGTTTCTCCACACCAGTACATAATTCAACAGCGGATGGAACGATCAAAATTTATGCTGTCGAAAACAGATTTAGCAATAACCTCGATGGCGGATATACGGCGAACTGATCAAAACTCACAAGTTTGCTACCTGTGAGCGGAATGTAGAGCAATGTGCGCCTGGGACATGACTATCACTCGACTAAAGCGCTCTCAAAGCCTGATCAATCCAATTACACCTTCAAACTAATCTCATGAAAAAGATAATTTTGCTAGCACTGGTGGGTACGGGATTCATAGTAAATATGCCCTTTACAGCACAGGCACTAGATTCAGAAAAAATTGGTCATAACCTTGACCGAGAGCCGAATATGTCAATCGCTCAGTACGATCGCGATCGATATCGTGATAACCAGTATCGTGACTACCAGTATGGTGACGACCGGCGCAATCGGCCATTTGTGGTTTATTACCGCAGCCGTGACAATCGGAAATGGATTTATGAGAGTATCCACTACAATCGTCGCGATGCCCGACGTGCTGCCAACCGACTGGAGCAGCGTGGTTATCGAACCCTAATTTTAGGATAGAGCCGTTTCAAACTATGAGTTGCCAACACCTAAATCCCACTTGCGGGCTGCCAACCGACTGGAGCAACGTAGTTATCTAACCTACGTTCAAGTGACAGCAAGCCAGTAGGGGGGGCAATGCCCACAAAACCTTACTGTGAAGGGTTTTACAAAATGGTGGGCAATGCTCACCCTACTACTTAGATTTTAGGAGAAATAGGAATGATACTTCAGAATAAGGTGGCGTTAGTCACCAGTTGTTATTCTCTATCTTGGCATTGTGTCTACCCAGTATTCTGATGTCTCTAGAGATTAAATCAATGGCAGTTTTGAAACAATTTGGGATTCTATTTGTGTTGGGCATTGCGGGAATTGCGATGCTTGCGATTACCT encodes:
- a CDS encoding response regulator, producing the protein MSQAIRVLIADDHAIFRQGLATIINRDPDMQVIAQAENGEQAIALFGEHQPDVTLMDLRMPEVEGVAAIGAICATAKSARIIVLTTYDSDEDIYRGLQAGAKGYLLKETEPDELLNAIRTVHRGQKYIPPDVGAKLVQRLSNPELSERELEVLGSLAQGMSNADIAAALSIGEGTVKSHVNRILNKLDVSDRTQAVIVAVKRGIVNL
- a CDS encoding DsbA family protein, translated to MNDDRSHSSLLVPPSTQDWMRGVLSAKVVLMMYGDYQCSKSADVYKLIKVLKGELSASFGEDDLCFIFRHFPQAQIHPQAQRAAEAAVAAAVQGQFWLMNDTLFAHQQKLENGYLVEYANDLGLDIPQFLKELSKQVHIDRINKDIESGCKSGVTAAPALFINNIRYTGRWKMTELMTAIIAASH
- a CDS encoding helix-turn-helix domain-containing protein, with translation MNSNTKAGHAPNCSKYSTIFRLTVDRELSLIELAEVINISPTYFASLFKQAIEVSPHQYIIQQRMERSKFMLSKTDLAITSMADIRRTDQNSQVCYL